CACGGTGGCTCAGTTCCATAACGGAACTGCCAACGCCCGGCAAAGCGACCAGGTCGCGTTGGGCTTCTTCAAGCACTGGAAGGGGCATTACGGCAGGACCGGCAGAGAAATTGAATACGCGTTCTGGCATGACAGTCGGCTCAAAGGGAGATGGTCAACCGATTGGGCCCGCCTGTGTCTTTCGCAAGACATCCCAGACGGAACCGGCAGATAGCAAGTAAACCCAGATTTTAAGGGGAATTCCCTTTCGATAGAAGCGGCCCCCACGCCACGAGGAAAGAATTGAATCCACTGGGCGCAAATTGGCTAATAACAGAAGGATACAGATGCCCCAAGGAGGTTCAGATTGGTCGGCAATCTGGTTTTAGAATGGATCGAAAATGTTCAATCCGACCAAGTGTGCTGCGCGTTAGCACACATTAGTATCGTTTGCGGGTGTTCGGCTGATTGGCCAATTGCGTTCCGTTGGTTGGGGCCATGGGGACTTCGCTTTGGATTCCCTGACGTTGCAGGGCCGCAATTCGCGAGCCGACACCCGCGTCGAGGTTGTTCAGCTGGTACGAACGCTGGTAGTTGGCCAAGGCCTGACCAAGTTCGCCATTCTGCTCACGCAGGCTGCCTATCGCCGCCCAAGCGCGAGAGTTATTCGCATCGACGGCTAAGGCTTGGTTCAACTGACTCATGGCGTTTTCTTTGTCGCCAAATTCCTGATACAGGCGAGCCAGTTCGATCTTGGGATCTGCCAACTGCGGAGCAC
Above is a window of Blastopirellula marina DNA encoding:
- a CDS encoding tetratricopeptide repeat protein, which produces MAASGYNVAGVRAVEEGQPQVAVNQFQKALGHDPTNPDAYYNLAATYHQMGKQSGDQNTLHQAEALYNQCLDLNPNHTECHRGLAVLLVDTKRSDKAFTLMERWEQRAPQLADPKIELARLYQEFGDKENAMSQLNQALAVDANNSRAWAAIGSLREQNGELGQALANYQRSYQLNNLDAGVGSRIAALQRQGIQSEVPMAPTNGTQLANQPNTRKRY